The DNA segment actttgatgtaaaattttaatgttttgaattttgaaactttttgttaatgtgacattgtgattttgtatcttagattttcttaatttaatagcatatttttatttaaaattttaaataattatacttattaattatattatatatttttatattttagcgcctcgcttcgctcgggcgagcgccaagcgcctcaggcatttttggaccttggcgcctagcgctttttaaatcactgctaaaGACCGAGACCATCACCTCCTTTGACCAGCTCGCCAGggacttcgagctcaacttcctagCCCACGCTCGACCAAAGCCGtccgtggcgttgctcctcggactcaaccaaagggaggacgagcctctctcccattttgtgaaccgctttacgACGCAAATTCAGGGGCTgtcggacgctcacccctctctgttgatgcaggcgttcatgataggcctacggccttccaggttcttctggtctctcgtggagCGATCCCCCACGGCGGTGCCCGAGATGCTGCAGCGAGCGAGCCAGTTCGTCGCCGCAGAGACATGGATGGCCGGGAGGCGTGAAGAGCACAAGAGGGGCAAGTCAGAACCGCCCCGGCAGCAACAACCCGTCGCATCCCGGCGTAGGTTAGATAGATCCGACCCGCCGACACCAAGGTCCCCTCTCCCCGCCTTGAACTCGTCCCGAAcagaaatatttctccacataaAGGAGAATGGACTACTCAAAGATCctcacccgatgaggagcccgcgaGAGCTTGCAGACCGATCAAAATATTGTCGCTTCCATCGGCAGCATGGGCATGACACTGAACAGTGTTGTGAGTTAAaaaggcagatcgaggagctcattcaTAGAGGGCATCTCGGCTAGTACATTCGACCAGACAAGGAACTTTCGCCGCGCCCGGAGGGCCCTATCGAGCGACACATCGATGTGATAGCCGACGGCCCCGCGTCTGGCGGGGGCTCCATGATGGGAAGAAAGGCTTACGCCAGAGCCGCCTCGACCGAAGCTCACGGGAACGGACCCGAACCCGAGATCACTTTCCCGACCGGAGCATCCGAACAACCCGAGCACGACGACGCGCTTGTGATATCGACCAGGatcgccaacgcgcaagtaaggaggatcatggtcgataccggGAGCTCAACCGACATACTTTACTTCGAtgccttccagaagctcggcttggctagggagaacatgaagccaatgtgctcggcgctcaccggaTTCACCGGAGATTCGATCTTACCGCTGGGAGCTATCACCCTGCCCTTAACCTTGGGGGCCCCGCCGAGGTCGAAGACAGTAATGACCACTTTTCtagtggtcgacctccccaccgcatacaacgccatcctcggccgaccaaccctcaacaaggtcaaAGCCATCgtctcaacttactaccaaactATCAAATTCCCGACTCACGCCGGGGTCGGGGAAGtcacgggaagcccccgagaatcCAGGCGTTGTTACTTGACCGCCGTCTCGTTAAACAAGAGGGCGAGGATCGAACCACCGCTGGAGGATCCTCGGGAGATGAAGAGACAGACCCCCCATCCCGAGCCAAGGGAATCCACCGTCGACTTGCCGTTGCTAGAAGAGCGGACGGCCGGATCAGACGATCAAAATCGGGTTGGAGTTACCCGAGCGGGAACGAAAGCAGCTCGTCGGTCTCCTACAGGAAAATGCCGACGTCTTTGCCTGGTCGCCatctgacatgacgggcgtcgacccggAGGTCGCGCAACATCGCCTCAGCATCCTACCCGACGCTCGCCTGGTAAAGCAAAAGCCCAGGCGCCAAGCCCCTGATCGACAACTCGTCATACGAGAAGAAGTGGACCAACTTTTAGCGgtcggcttcatagaagaagacaGATACCCgcgatggctatccaatgtagtcctcgtaagGAAACACAATGGaaactggaggatgtgcgttgactacaccagcctcaacaatgcatgccctaaagattgctaccccctcccaaaGATCGACCAGTTGGTAGACGCCACAGCCAGACACGCCCGCCTCTCATTTATGGATGTCTTCTCAGGATACAACCAGATCATAATGGCGCCCAAAGACCAAGAgcacacggccttcctcaccgatcaaggggtatACTTTTATAAAGTCATGCCTTTCGGATTAAAGAACGCCGGGGCTACGTACCAAAGAacagtgaacaagatgttcgcccaccagatcgggcgAAACATGGAAGTTTacatcgacgacatgatcgtgaaaagccaagAGGCAAGAACTCATCTTACCGACCTGGCCGAGACATTCGCCACGCTACGCATGTTCGGCATGCGCCTCAACCCCGCGaagtgcgctttcggcgtcacctcgggaaaattcctcgggTTCATAATACACGAAAGAGGGATCGATGCCAACCCAGAGAAGGTCCAGGCAATTGTCAACATGCAGTCGcctcggacgatcaaagacctgcagCGCCTTAACGGGAGACTCGTCGCCATGTCACGCTTCCTtgcccgatcgggcgatcgctgcctccccttcttcagggcgctGAAGAACCCGAAGAATTTTCAATGGACGAcggagtgcgaggaagccttcaAGCAAATGAAGCAACACTTGGCCAGCCTCCCCCGACTTGCCTCAGTCTCTCCCGGGGAAAAGCTCGGCCTCTACTTGGCTGCCTCCCAGCACGCAATCAATTCTGTTCTGATCAAAGAAAACTCCGGTGAGCAGCTAccggtctactacgtcagccatgtCCTAAACGGGCTGGAGGAACGATACCCACCGATTGAGAAACTGGCACTGGCGCTTGTGCTATCAGCCCGGAAGCTAcacccctacttccaggctcacccAGTGGAGGTCATCACCAACCAACCACTTCGGCAGGTCttgtctaaatttgatgttgtaggacgtcttctcaaatgggcggtggaactCGGCGAGCATGACGTACGATACGTGCCCAGAACTGCCATCAAAGCCCAatccgtggccgacttcatcgcagaaTTAACCCAGACCGAGGACACGGATCTGGAGCAACCTCCTGAACCATAGGTCCTGCACGTGGACGGGTCGGCCAACTCAAAGGGCGCCGGTGCAGGGCTGGTGCTGCGGTCTCCCGACGGACGATcattcgagcgctccctccgctttGGGTTTCAAGCCGccaacaacgaggcggaatacgaggcgctcctagccggactcaggttggccctcgaaATGCAAGTGGATGCcttacacgtcctcaccgactcgcagttgGTAGCCGAACTCAGCGGTGAATACGAGGCGAATACGAGGCTCGGGACCCAGTCATGGCCAAGTACCCGGCGCAGGTAAAGAACCTGACCACCAAGTTCTCTCACTTTGCATTATCCAATGTTCTGAGGGGAGAAAACGAGCGAGCAGATGCGCTAGCTAAACTGGCGTCGAAGCCAGCCCCCGGAGTCCGGCCCGAGATCGACAAGCTCCTTGCCCGTGCCATCGAAATCGTAGCCGCGGTCTCCGGCGGCGCTCCAATCACGTGGGTGCATGAGTTactacgcttcaagcgggacgggACCCTTCCTCCCGACGAGGCTGCGGCTCGGCGCCTGCATCGCACGCATGCATGGTACTCCGAGGTGAGTGGACGGCTCTATAAGCGGTCCTTCACATACCCCCTCCTACGGTGCTTGGAGCTCGACGAAGCTCAGGCAGTTCTGGCTGAAGTCCACGGGGGGGTCTGCGgggaacacatcggcgggcgaaccctggcacacaaaatacttcgccaaggttactactggccgaccatgtgccgcgACGCGAAGGCTTATGTGCAGCGGTGCAGTTCGTGCCAAGAACATGCCCGCACGCCCCGGCAGCCCGTGACCCCGCTCACCCTCATCGATTGCGCATGGCCATTTGCGCAGTGGGGTCTGGACTTGCTCGGGCCTTTCCCACTAGCCTCGGGACAGCGGAAGTACATCGTCGTGGgagtggattatttcacaaagtgggtcgaggccgaaccactgGCCACGATCACGGAGCGGCAAATGGAGAAGTTCATGTGGAGGAACCTGGTGACCCGGTTtggcttgcccaaaaccatcattacGGACAACGGGCCTCAGTTCGCCGGTAGAAGGTTCCGGGAGTTCTGCGCAAGCCACGGAAtccagctgaggttcagctcggtgggtcaccctcagacgaacgggctggCGGAAGTAACCAATCGATCCATTctagacgggctcaaaagaagagtgtccgcagcccAATCAGCCtggacggacgaactcccgagcgtcttatggtcgttacgcaccacccccaagaccgcgactggagagtccccctacagcctcgcgttcggaaccGAGGCCGTCCTACCACCCGAGGTAGCCATCGCCACCCTTCGGACGAGAAACTACGACGAGAAAATCAcgaacgaaggacttcgagccgGCCTCGACTTGCTCGAGGAGCGGCGTGCCGACGCgcacctgaaggccctctcttaCAAAAGAGCTGTCGCTCGGGTCTACAACCGGAAGGTACGGCCCCGACCGATTAAGTTAGACAACCTAGTCTTACGTAAGACCGAGGTCAACGACCCGACCCGCGCGAGGGGGAAGATGGCCACCAAatgggagggaccttatcgggtcgacAAAATAGTCCGACCGGGTACATACCGGCTCGCGACAATGGACGATTCTCCTTTgccgagaacatggaacgtccagaaccttaGGAAGTTCTTCGCTTAAATTAAGCAATTTTTCGCTTAAGGGAAGAGGAAGTTCTTCGTTTAAGGAAGGAGCTTTTTCGCCCAAGGGAAGAGGAAGTCTTCTTCGCctaaagcaagaagaagaagacaagcaACACACGAGAAGAAAATTTTGCTTTATATTTCAAAACTAAGAGTACAGGACTCGACCCCGACTTACAGGACTCGACCCCGACTTACAGGACTCGATCCCGACTTACAAAATTAACTAGCACTTTAAAATACAGGACCcttccttattattattatgggacAACCAGGCGGTCGTCAAAGGGGACGTCCTCGGGCATGTCTACCCCTAGATCCTCGGGGTGAGGAGCGAAGgggtcctcctccacctcgaggcCAGGGTGACGAGCGCGAAAACGGGACGTGGCGACTCGGTATCCGTACTCAAAGgatacccgccccgtccgcgttagcccgagttcgaacccctcggacttcttatacgcctcgaggagctccttaTCTTTGGCGGGTCGAAGACGGGCTTCCTTCGCCAATGCCTCCAAGGCCGCTCTCGTCTCGGCCTTCGCCTCCTCCAGCTTCTTGCTGAGGGCGCTCGCCTCCGTCTTCAACAGACGGAGCTCGATCCGCTCCACCCTTATTGTTTTTTGGAGCTCCTCGTTTGCTTTCTTGGCGGCCTCGAGCTCCGACCTGAGGCGAGCCGCCTCCGCCTCAAACTCCGCCGCGCGCTTCTCGACGGCCGCCACAGCCTCCGGGCCGGCCCCGGCTCGGACCTCCTCGACTTGGCGGTGGAGCTCGACGTTGCGGTTGACGAGGCCCCCGATGACCCGGCCGGCGTCatgcaccctgtccatcagggccgtcgcataaTGGAGGCCCTGCAAAAGGAAAGACAGGTTAGAAAGGGCGACGTCATACGAACAAACCCAAACAAGAAAAGAGGAGAAGTACTTACCCAGATCAAGGATTGGGCGGACTTGTTGAGCAGCACCTCCGAGGGCAAGACgtacaaatcccgagccatgtcgggatgaagcgcGCCTCGGAGGAACGCTGCGGAGGggtcccctccggcccacactcTGTCCCCCCGGGACAAGCCCCCCCAGCGAGCGACCAGGGGGTCGCTAGACTCCCCAAGTGGGATCTCGCTCACCAACCGCGACTGGAACGGCTCCCCGTCCCCGGCTGGTAGTCGGCACAGGTCACGTACGGAGGTAGGGCGCGGACCCTTCCCAGCCGCCCGCCGACTAGGCCCGGTCTCGCCCCGACTGGGGCCCGCCTCAGGCCCCTTCGAAGGTGCTGCcttcgccttcttccgagggcgcCCGGCCTCGACCTCCAGTGGGGCGTCCTCCGAGCCGGGCTGTAGGTCGGCCGGCGGAGCTGGGGGAGGAGCTTGCGACGCCTGACCCCCCAGAAGCGAccggaggttcaccatttctacaAAAAACAAGAAAAGTGTTAGTACCAGAAATGAACCACACAAATACCCGAACCAAACGTCACTAACGTACCCAGAGGCATCGGGCTGAGACCAGCCTCGACTAGCCATTGCTCGGTCATGTTCCAGATGGCCTGCGACCTGAGGAGAATCTCTTTGAGCCTCCCCAGATCTTGGCGCTCTGCTTCGCCCAAGCATGGGGTGGTATTGTCGAtcgccctcgcggaccaccgaacCCCAAAACCCCAGTCCCGTGCACGGCAAATgtaaaaaaacctccccttccaccctttattattGGAAGGGGCCCCTCCGACTCGAAAGCCCGTCCGGGCAGATAGGAAGTAACCCCCCAAACCCTTGGAAAGGCGGTAACAGGAAAGAAAGAGATTGAGGGTGGGGGTGATATTGGCGTAGTGGCATTCCCCCAGGAATACCACTAGGTAACGCCAAGAGTTCGGCGCCACTTGAGATGGAGAAATCCGCCAGAAAGACAGGCAGGACACAATGAGGGGATGAAGGGGAAAGCGAAGACCCGCCTTTAGGGCGTCCAAAGTCAGCGCAAAACCCTTTGGGACGGGGTCATACGCCCGCTGTCCCGGTTCTGGGGCACTAAGGATGTGGTCCTCCGGGATGCAATAGCGCTCCCGGAGCCCCCCCAGCAGAGACCCACTCACGGTGGAGTCAAAGTCAtgcggccacatcaaggcctctAGGGCCCGCGCCGCTTCCCCATCAGAGGATTCTACGGGGGGCGTCGAAGGACGTCCCCCCTCAGCTACacaggaaggggaagaaggggaaggaggaaagGACGACATCTCAACTAACCTTAACAAGGAGGTGCTACGGGGAAAGGGAGGACGACACAGGAAGCAGAAGATTGGAAAGGGGACGGCAAGGCCAGAGAGGGAGACTCAACAGCAAAAGATAGAAGTAAAGCCGGGCGTCCGCTATTTAAAGGAGATATACCACCAGAACCAACGCCCCTTCACCTCCCGAGAGTGGGCGGCAGCCCACCCGCGCACGTGCGTAACCGTCACGTCGCATCGGAAATGCCAAAAGGCGCCCTGCCTTAATAAAAGCCTGACGTGGCAACCCCGCTGAAGCGACAGCGGGCTGACGCCTCGATCCCAACGCCCAAAAGCGTGCGGCGAAAGCAACCGACTCCCCCTCAGAAAGAAAATCAAATACGAAAGTTTTTTCGCCCCCCGCTACGACTAAGCAGGCAAAAATGGAAAATAGCACAAGCAGCTCcccgaggccacacctgcgcggccagcccgcctgcgtcgtgctcctcggcttgatgctccccgagaccacacctgcgcggccagcccgcctgcgtcgtgctcctcggcttgatgctccccgagaccacacctgcgcagccagcccgcctgcgtcgtgctcctcagcttgATGCTCcccgaggccacacctgcgcggccagcccgcctgcgtcgtgctcctcggcttgatGCTCCCcgtgaccacacctacgcggccaacccgcctgcgtcgtgctcctcggcttgatgctccccgagaccacacctgcgtggccagcccgcttgcgtcgtgctcctcggcttgatGCTCCCCGAGgtcacacctgcgcgaccagcccgcctgcgtcgtgctcctcggcttgatgctccccgagaccacacctgcgcggccagcccgcctgcgtcgtgctcctcggctacacactgcccgagaccacgcctgcgccgtgctccacgGCCGCACACTGCCCGGGATCACCGCTACGCGTCCAACCCTTCTTAGCTGCTAAGCTCCGCAATTCTCACACCCCTGGCAACAGACCGGCAACCGCCCGACAGGTAGAGTTTCTTAAAGCCGAAGTCATGCCTCGGACCTCCCCTCACATCAATCGAGGCATAGCTTCCttagggggggaatatgataaggacAAAAATGGCGACATGGTGCGCCATGACGTCAGCCACGCCTGGACGACACACTGCCCAAGGAAGTGAGCATTAACGCCGACTTAATGCGCGCTCACATCAACCATTCTCAGACGACCTCATCGTCTGACCTCGCACGACCGACCGAGGCAGGGGAAAGCGTCGACCGAAGCTCgctcataccctgcggcagctcggtccTTCACGCAACACCAACggcgatgtcagacgccatcagaggtacggtcctGCTCCGACAGgctggcacatcaggtaacaccaaacttacctataaatacccccgggcTCCAAACAAAATAGGGGGGAACACAAAAAAAGCACTTCCTCATCCAAAACCCCACTCcacatcactgacttgatcgtcggaggggtcgggccgagcttccgacctgacctgtgtgcaggtgctagACCGGAGTCGTCCCTACCCGGCGCCGCGGCGAAGCTTTTCTTCCAACCAGACCACCGCGATGGGCCACCGGGAGACCCCGAGAAATGCCGCGCTagatccccgtcattcggacccccgaacaagccgcgtcggccccgaggccacggctaaaaaagttgtttacaccaacaaagcccatattataaaattttaaaatggcCTTTAGTGCAAACTCTCCAACAAATTCAACACCTCATGTTTTAAGATCATCATTGCACTAGATGTAAGTTTCTGGCACATAGCTGATAAGAAAAGTAACAAAATATTGTAATTCACATAATGTTGTGTGATATTGAGCTATAATATTCTTACAAGGAGTAGAACTCCATTAGTATCATTAACAATTAACATATATGTACAATGAAACATTACCAGTTTTGTTCATTTAATACCAGTTGTAAAAGACATTTATATCTTATGTTAGTCTAGATGCTGATTCTCATATAAAAAAATAGGCTCACTAAACAAAGAAGGCAAAGGATGGCAAAAGAAATGTCAAGCAAATCATCATAAAAACTTACCAATTCCACACTGAATAATAACCAAGCACAAAGATATTAACTACAGAAGAAGCAAATGGCCACAGCTTAAATACTTGATGACTTTCACCTTTcgtattcactaatctaagactTGCAAAAATCCATTATAAATTATATCAGCTTATTTTGCTTTAGCTTGTATTTTGACTTCCTTTTAGAGAAACAAGATTTGATCCTCTTTTAGATAGACATGATTCAATCCTTCCCTAGCCTATGCATAACTGAAATTTGTCCTTCTTTCTGTTGCATTTTCCTTGAATTAGTTGCCTCCAATTTGTTTGATGAAGATGCTAGCACATGAATGCTATGACTAGAATGACTAGATGCAATAAAATTTATCAGCATGCCATGTGGAACTATGTACTTTTTGCAATTAAACCAGAGAGATGTAAAAGTTCAATAAAAGCAAGCAAGCTTTGCTATGTTAACATTGCAAGGACTTCAGAATAACTCACCTAGCGCCCAAAGTAT comes from the Musa acuminata AAA Group cultivar baxijiao chromosome BXJ1-10, Cavendish_Baxijiao_AAA, whole genome shotgun sequence genome and includes:
- the LOC108951437 gene encoding uncharacterized protein LOC108951437, with product MGANLQDAKDELVFEDDRLTWGDVTETITSFDQLARDFELNFLAHARPKPSVALLLGLNQREDEPLSHFVNRFTTQIQGLSDAHPSLLMQAFMIGLRPSRFFWSLVERSPTAVPEMLQRASQFVAAETWMAGRREEHKRGKSEPPRQQQPVASRRRLDRSDPPTPRSPLPALNSSRTEIFLHIKENGLLKDPHPMRSPRELADRSKYCRFHRQHGHDTEQCYKELSPRPEGPIERHIDVIADGPASGGGSMMGRKAYARAASTEAHGNGPEPEITFPTGASEQPEHDDALVISTRIANAQVRRIMVDTGSSTDILYFDAFQKLGLARENMKPMCSALTGFTGDSILPLGAITLPLTLGAPPRSKTVMTTFLVVDLPTAYNAILGRPTLNKVKAIVSTYYQTIKFPTHAGVGEVTGSPRESRRCYLTAVSLNKRARIEPPLEDPREMKRQTPHPEPRESTVDLPLLEERTAGSDDQNRVGVTRAGTKAARRSPTGKCRRLCLVAI
- the LOC108951563 gene encoding uncharacterized protein LOC108951563, giving the protein MLGRSRAPRSGEAQRDSPQVAGHLEHDRAMASRGWSQPDASGYVSDVWFGYLCGSFLVLTLFLFFVEMVNLRSLLGGQASQAPPPAPPADLQPGSEDAPLEVEAGRPRKKAKAAPSKGPEAGPSRGETGPSRRAAGKGPRPTSVRDLCRLPAGDGEPFQSRLVSEIPLGESSDPLVARWGGLSRGDRVWAGGDPSAAFLRGALHPDMARDLYVLPSEVLLNKSAQSLIWGLHYATALMDRVHDAGRVIGGLVNRNVELHRQVEEVRAGAGPEAVAAVEKRAAEFEAEAARLRSELEAAKKANEELQKTIRVERIELRLLKTEASALSKKLEEAKAETRAALEALAKEARLRPAKDKELLEAYKKSEGFELGLTRTGRVSFEYGYRVATSRFRARHPGLEVEEDPFAPHPEDLGVDMPEDVPFDDRLVVP